The window TTCAGGTCAGGTAATTTCTACTAGCTTATTAGTGATAACAATCATAGTGTTAAGGTTCTAACAGAAGCTCAAATTATTATTAGAACCTCATTCAATGGAATCTTGGAAGATATCAGCCATTTGGTATGCTCATTAGATGTAATGGTGATCTCGTGTATGGTATTTTTTTTGTGATGTTGATCTCGTGGTTTTGTTATGCGAGTATAAATTAAGAAACTATGTTGATGACTTTAGTGATTTGAGTAATGGTTTTGGGTGATTCGGGTAATGGTTGTCGGTGATTCAAGTAGTAGATTTGGGTGGTTTCGGGTTGTTGTATTAGGTGTTGGTTGCCGGTATTTCGTGTTGATGAATTTAGGTCGTTATGGTGGCCAAGATCAAGTCTGAGATTGTTATGGTTGTAATTTCGAGGTTTATTTTCGTGAAATTTAATTGATGGCTTTGGGTTATATCGATGGTTGATTTGAGGGATGAGTTTCATAATCGTGGGTTCTTGTTGATTTTGTGGTTCGGGGGTTCCAGTCAAAACCATGACGAATATAACCGAATTGGACTGTCGGGCCAATTTAGACCGCCAAGCTTTTTGGAAATTAGAATGTTACTGCTATACTTTATTATTTGTTGCTGCATTTCTATTTTTTTATCACTTACTACTTTCATCAGTTCATGATTatctagatagatagatagataaaaaaaaaattcgacttTGTATATGACAGGTCTGTATTTTTGCATATGGGCAAATTGGCTCAGGCAAAACATACACTATGATGGGCGAAGGAAAGGGGCTCATACCCCGCGCTTTAGAACTTGTTTTTAGCGCGCGTCATTCGTTAGTTGCTCAGGGCGGGATACAGGATGCaggttatatattattattattaattattaaattattaagttGAAATGAGGTTACACAGTACTAATAGTTATTCTCATTTTGGAAAATTTTAGGCTTTTATGTTGGAAATATACAATGAACGTATTCGGATCTTTTAGCCGATGGTGATTGCGTGTGATGAATCGGTCCGACATTAGGCACGATAATGATGTTAACGTGCTTATCTTTGGTCTTACAATAGTGGATGTATCCACTATAAAGGCAGTTTCCAATCTTCTTTAGAAAGCTAAAAATAACATCACAAAAAAAGTTATTTTTTAGCTTTCTGAAGAAGAGTGGAAACTGCCTCTATAGTGGATACATCCACTATTGTAAGACCAGAGATAAGCACGTTGCCATCATTATCGTGCCTAATGTGAGACCGATTCATTACACGCACATTACCATCGGCTAAGAGATCCCGAATACGTTCATTGTATATTTCCAACATAGAAGCCTAAAATTTTCCAAAATGAGAATATAATTATTAGTACTCTGTAACCTCATTTCaacttaataatttaataattagtaataataataatatataacctGCATCCTGTATTTCCAACCCTGAGTAACTAACGGGTGACACGcgctaaaaacatgttctaaagcGCGGGGTATGAGCCCCTTTTTATCTTCTTCGCCCATCATAGTGTATGTTTTGCCTGAGCCAGTTTACCCATATGCAAAAATACAGATCTGTCATATACAAAGTCGATTTCTTTTTATCTATCTATCTAGATAATCATGAACTGATGAAAGTAGTAAgtgataaacaaaaaaaaaatagaaatgcaGCAACAAATAATAAAGTATAGCAGTAACATTCTGATTTCCAAAAAGCTTGGCGGTCAAGATTGGCCCGACAGTCCAATTCGGTTATATTCGTCATGAATTTCATAACCGTTTTACGATTGCAGTTTATCCGCTAGCATTTCTACATCTCACGATGATGCCAAACACTTGGTTAGATTGTGTGATCGAAATTGTTCGGTTTATGGTTAGATTTGCACCTGTATATTACATGTCTTTTATATTTATACATcaataatctatctatctatatttaGTAAATTCGGCTTTGTTGAAGACCTATAATCTCGTTAATGAGTAGATACTTGAAAAAAAGAGAATATATAGAATAGGCATTCTACTTCATACTAGTTGTAGTAGAGGCTATAATCAAGTTTCAGTTTGCATTGCTTAAATCTTATAGATAATAGTACCTTCTCAAAATATTCGACTAAGAGATGTTAAATGGATTTGTAAACAGTcataaataataatactccgtgtAAGGAGCACACTTTATTGTGTTAAAAAATGACACATGTGAATGTGTGATTAGTCCTTTCTTACATGCTGTTTTAAATCTGTATCATTTGATTCAGTTTTCAATTCCCACGTGCAGGCTTATTGTATGAAATGTTCAGATCTGCAAAAAGAACAGATGCAAAATCAAATTGGAAGGTATGCAACCTTGTACTCATGCTGTTGTTGGTCTTACATTTCACAAACATGAAATTTCACGAGTGCACTTAGGTTATAAGTTAAAGTTGGTCAGATGTGATGATGTCATGCAAGGGtaagaatatctaatatagttaaATCTTCGATAAGAACTTGTTCTTTAATCCCCCACCATATAAATTCTTATTGTTTGCATTTGCTAAGTTGGACTATGACACTAGAAAGTTCAAGTTGAGTTCTCACAATTGGTTGCAGAAAAATATGCTTTCTTGTCTAGAGTTGTATGTATTCAGCCGTTATTCTTGTTGTGGATCTTTTGATTAATTGCATTATGTTGGCTTTTGGACTTTTTTTTGTTTAATGTATATTATGTGACTCATGAAAAGTTAAGTTATTAGTGGTGTAGTTAACTTGGTAGTTTTTGTTTTTGTTGATTAAATAAATAGCTTACATCTTATTacaagtttgtgtatatattctatTTGTTCTTCAATTTATATGTGTCTGATGTTTGTTTTTATCAGGTACTGATTATGAACAAAGTGACTGTTAAAATTATGTCATGCTCATGCAAGATGGCAGACATCACAGATGGAGTATCATGAAAGATGTAATAGTTGAACCATTTGTTTTGTGGTGTTTAGTATTAATTAATGTACAATTAATTAATGTTGACCACCCTTTAAGCGGTTGCCACTACGTCATCAACCTACTTATATCCGCCTCTTATATAACAATCTGGAACACCAAAACATATCTTAAACACTTCTACAATTGCTAATTATACCTTTAGCAACATCTTTTAAGTTCGTAGAAATATAAGTCCTATTCATTTTTTATTGTTGGGCAGAGAGCTAATATTTCACTACATTTgactcttttttttctttcttccttctaTTTTTTAGTGGTGGAAGACATAAACAAGAGAAGACAACCACTTCCTACTATGGATGCGGTCTACTACATTCAGCCTACAAGAGAAAAGTAccacaatttctccttaatttttTTTTACCCTTTCGCAACTCATTGAATTTGAACTATAATACGTAATCCCTAGCTTGGATACTCTCCAGGTTTCTTAAACCTTACTAGGCCGATTTTCGTatcttcttatttatttatttctttctcactctgtctttctttttttttttctttcaggaACTAAtctagaaacttataaaaaatgaaCTACCCAAGAATGATTACCCATGTATGAATGATCCAGCTCCCACTTTTCATGGGAGATCACAGTGTGAGTCAGCAAGAATGGCTGATCCTCCATCTGCTGCACCTGCTCATTCAATGAGATCAAGACGAGCAGCTACATGGGCCAGACCCCGAGATTCTGAAGATGGTTACTCTAGGTGTGCATCATTCTACATGTATTTTATtaaattattttatcaataaaaaaaAGCTATTCTgagcattttttatttttttttctattgcAGTGTTTCTGTTCTAAGACATGCATCCAGTGATTTTAAGAAGATGGGTCGGCGTGTTTTTGTTTTCATTGTTGGCGGAGCAACTAGATCAGAGGTAGATTTTCTATTATTTCTAAaaatttgcagttttttttttatgaCAACCAATCATGTACAAACTTATATTACATCCTGCTGTTCTTATCAGTTGCGTGTTACAAGTTAACCACCAAACTGAAGAGAGAAGTTGTGCTGGGTTCATCGAGTCTTGATGATCCAACACACTTCATTACGGTCAGTAACTTCTCTTTTTTTTTcactttatttattatttattattaagttCATGCTTCAAATAAGAAAGTAAAAAcacgattttttatttttttttattttttattttttatcttttatGGTGATATTATTACTGGATGGATGGATATCTTGGGTGGGTCATTTTGCTTTGCTAAATGGACAGACTAATGTATGAACTCTTTCTTTATGTCATATATTTTATTTGCAGAAACTGAAGTTGCTGACTGCAAGTGAACTCTCATTGGATGATCTTGAAATTTAGGGATTCATTTCTGTAGCGAAAAAGCAGTGGTTACATGGTTTTGGGtttgtaatcatatcataatatataCAGTAAGCCTCTACTTCCCGTTATTTATTTTACTACATTTATGACTAGTGTGTAATATACGTCCCGGTTAACCATTTTACGTGGTCAGTAACACTCGAACATCTTGTGCTGATCGAAGATGCATTAACTTCATAAAGATGTCCCTCCACCTTTTCTAAGTTTGTATCCTTTTATCAAGTCAAATTGTTCATCAAAAGTATTAGTGTgtgcacatacacacacacacacaaacatatatatatatatatatatatatatatatatatatatatacacacacacacacacaaacacacacacacaggtATAATCAAGGGGGAAGTGATTTTTAGGGGGGAAGGGGGAAGTACATGATCTAGCCGTTGATCTCATCAAAACACCCGTACACGGACACCTCCGCTGAATTTAATTCATTTACATGGACAGGGGTAGTTCTGTCATtttgcgttatatatatatatatatatatatatattatatatatttatatatatatatatatatatatatatatatatatatatatatataggggagggATCCACTGAGAACTATTTTACTGTGAGAACCTGAGAACCGATATTCGAGCAAAAAATCAACGCGGCCGAACAATTTTGAAGTCGAACAAAAAATCAAAAGCACAAAATCAACTGAACTTGATTTCGATAGGAGCTTCAGCAGCCTGAACCCTAAACCGTCATCAGTAGCCGGAATTCGAAACAAATTAACTGATTGGAGAAGTTGAGAGATCGATATACAAATTAAATTTAGCATCATACACACATATGCTGACTTTTGATATGTGAATTGGAAACACGAACCAATAAGATCTTCCATCATGGTGGAATTATAAATGAATTCTATTGAACTTTTTAcacaatttaatattttaataatagttTAACATTTCGAATTAAATGATTTTTGAGCTTTTATACAATATAAGTACACTTATAGACCACATTGACTTTCATTCGTATAAGCTATTCGGCCAACCATTAAATTGGCCCATTGTACTTCAAAGCTAATTGATTTTCTACCCAGTTGACCTGTTAGAGATCATACATAAGTCACAATCATATGTAAACGAGTAAAATAGCCATCACTAATTACTGCGATGCACTTGTTATATTATCAAAATGCAGTCCTCCGACCGTCATTGCAAAACATTAAACAT of the Rutidosis leptorrhynchoides isolate AG116_Rl617_1_P2 chromosome 5, CSIRO_AGI_Rlap_v1, whole genome shotgun sequence genome contains:
- the LOC139847265 gene encoding SNARE-interacting protein KEULE-like isoform X4: MNNHILKMFEFRSGLLYEMFRSAKRTDAKSNWKVLIMNKVTVKIMSCSCKMADITDGVSLVEDINKRRQPLPTMDAVYYIQPTREKN
- the LOC139847265 gene encoding SNARE-interacting protein KEULE-like isoform X3, whose protein sequence is MNNHILKMFEFRSGLLYEMFRSAKRTDAKSNWKVLIMNKVTVKIMSCSCKMADITDGVSLVEDINKRRQPLPTMDAVYYIQPTREKNL
- the LOC139847265 gene encoding SNARE-interacting protein KEULE-like isoform X2, whose product is MNNHILKMFEFSGGRHKQEKTTTSYYGCGLLHSAYKRKKLIKNELPKNDYPCMNDPAPTFHGRSQCESARMADPPSAAPAHSMRSRRAATWARPRDSEDGYSSVSVLRHASSDFKKMGRRVFVFIVGGATRSELRVTS
- the LOC139847265 gene encoding SNARE-interacting protein KEULE-like isoform X1 → MLMQDGRHHRWSIIGGRHKQEKTTTSYYGCGLLHSAYKRKKLIKNELPKNDYPCMNDPAPTFHGRSQCESARMADPPSAAPAHSMRSRRAATWARPRDSEDGYSSVSVLRHASSDFKKMGRRVFVFIVGGATRSELRVTS